The Pseudomonas sp. B21-023 genomic interval CCTGTGCGCCTTGGCCTTCCAGGATGTGTTCCGTGGCGGCGCCAGCCTGTACGGCGTCAGCGACCCCGAGGCGCTGGGCCGGGCCACCCACAAGTTCGAAGGCGACTACCTGGACTGGCTGATCGGCGACCCGCAGCGCGATGCCGAACGGTATCGCCAGCGCACACCATTGCTGCACGCCGGGCGGATCAAGGTACCGGTGATTTTCTTCCAGGGTGAGCTGGATGCGGTGGTGGTACCGGAGCAGACACGCTTGATGCTCGAGGCCCTACAGGCCAATGGCATCCAAGCCGAGGGGCATTTTTATGCGGGCGAGCGGCATGGGTTCCGCCAGGCGGCGAATCTGGCGCATGCGCTCGACTCAGAGTGGAAGTTCTACTGCCGGCTGCTTGGCCGGTAGGGCAAAACATAGCTTCAGGCTTCAATTGCAACGGCGTGGGAGCGGCGGTGCGCCGATCCCACGCTGATCATGCTTGCAGCGCGGTCTATGCGCTCAGCGCTTGGCAATGATGTACACCGCGTGCACGATCCCGGGGATGTAACCCAGCAAGGTCAGCAGGATGTTCAGCCAGAACGCGCCACCGAACCCTACCTGGAGGAAAACGCCCAGCGGCGGCAGGAGGATGGCGATGATGATGCGGATGAAGTCCATGCGGTGTGCTCCTTGAAGGTGTATCAACACAGACTAGCCGTACCTGCCGGAGGTTCCACCGGACAAAAAAACGCCCCTGGCCATGTATTTCAGACCAGAGGCGATGCGCAGGAACGCGAGACGGTTCGTTGAAATTCTGTACGTCGGCTGCCGGGTCAGGCCGGCACTTCACGGCGATTGTGCTGCTGGGCATGCAGTCGGGTGAACGCCCGGGCCAGGCGCAAGAGCATCTCGTCGATGTTGCCCTTGCTCACGGTCAATGCCGGCGAGAAGCGCACCACGTCGGCCTGCGGCGCATTGAGCAGCAAGCCCTCCTGCAATGCAGCCTCGACCAGTTGCGCCGCGGCGCCCTCGCGCAGTTGCAACCCCCACAGCAGCCCCTGACCGCGCACCTCGCCCTGGCCATAGCGACCAGCCAGGCGGCTGAGGCCATCGCGCAGGTGACGACCACTGTCCATCACCTGCTCGAAGAACCCCGTATCCAGCACGGCCTGCAGCACAGCCAGCCCGGCAGCGCTCATCAGTGCGTTGCCATGGTGGCTGCCTTCCAGTTCGCCCGGCTCGGCGCAGCAGGCACGCCCACGGGCCAGCAGCGCCGCCAACGGCACACCGCCGCCCAGGCCTTTGCCGAGGGTGATGATGTCGGCCCGCACCCCGTAGGTTTCTTCTGCCAGCAGGGCGCCGCAACGTCCTACACCGGTCTGCACCTCATCGAGGATCAGCAGGATGCCCAGCTCACGACACAACTGCTCGACACCCTGGAGGTACTCGCGGGTGGCCGGAATCACGCCGGCTTCGCCCTGGATCGGCTCAAGCATGATTGCCACGGTGCGCGAGTCGACCGCCGCATGCAGCGCCGCCAGGTCGTTGAACGGCACCTTGCTGAAGCCCGGCAAGCCGGGCTCGCAACGATTGCATGGCAGCGGGTCGGAAGCCGACAACGCCCCGAGCGTGCGCCCATGGCAGCCGTGGCTGGCGGTAATGATGTGATAGGCGCCGTTGCGGTGCAGTTGGCCCCATTTGCGCGCCAGTTTGATCGCACCCTCGCAGGCCTCGGCGCCACTGTTGAGCAGGTAGGCCTGATCACTACCAGTGCGCTGGCACAGCAGCTCGACCAGGTTCAGCAGGCCGCGGCTGTGGTAGCCCGCGCCGGGATTGACCAACGCCTGGGCCTGGTCGCCCAGGGCCTTGACCAGCACGCTCGGGCTGTGACCCAGGCTGTTCACCGCACAACCCTGGGTGAAGTCCAGGTAGGCGTGCCCTTCGTCATCCCACAACCACGATCCCTGACCGCGCACGAACACGTGCGGCGCACGTTCGATGCTGGGCATCAGCCGCTCGCGGGAGCACTGCGCGGCGGCCGGCACGCTCACCAAGGCACGCTTGGGCTCGGCGACGGCGGGTGCCGAACGGCGCAGGTTGAACAGGTTCATCGGGACTCCGGCCAATCACGGTGGTGGGCGGTCAAGGTTCCGGTCTGGCGCCGGAATTGAATATTCTGCCTTGCCTATCAAAAGTGTTTTTCACCTGGGGTAACAATCGCCGGGATGAGCGCTGTAACCCGTTGGAATACGGCGATAGACTAGGCCTCTGGTCGATTCGCGGCCATTTCGTTTTCTCAGCTTTTTCGATAAGTATCACTTATGGATTTTCGCCAACTGCGCTACTTCGTCGCGGTCTATGAAGAAGGCCATGTGGGCCGCGCCGCCGAACGCCTGTCGCTGTCCCAGCCAGCGCTGTCGCAGCAGATTCGCCAGCTGGAGCACAGCCTCGACCTGAGCCTGTTCGAACGCAGCAACAAACGCCTGCTGCCCACACTCGCCGCGCATACCCTGTACAACCACGCCGTGCCCTTGCTCGATGGCCTGCAACGGGCCCACGAGGCCATGGGCAATTTCAAGGGCCAGTCGCTGCGCACCCTGGCCATCGGTGTGCTGCAGACCGTACGGCCAAGTCTGGTACCGCAACTCCTGGAGCGGGTGCGCAAAGCCCAACCGCACCTGGTGGTACAGATCTATGAACTGTCGGGGTCGGAGATCGAACGGCGCCTGCTCAACGGTAGCCTGGACATCGGCATCAGCTACCTGCCACCACGCCAGCCGGGGCTGCACGGCTTGCTGCTGTACGAAGATGAACTGCAGTTGGTCATCCCCCGTACCCACCCCTTGAAAGACTTCAAGAAGGTCTCGATCCGTCAGGCGGCCGAGTTGCCGATGTTGATGCTTGGCGAGGAGTTCCAGATCCGCCAGATCTGGAAGGCGCAGCTGGCCAGCCAAGGGCGCAGGCCGCAGGTGCAGGCCGAGATGAACAACATGGCGGGGATCCTCGACAGCCTGGCGCACACGGCGCTGGTGACCATCCTGCCGGGCCGGGCCAAGGATGCCGCACAGGACGACCAGGAGCTGCTGTGGAAGCCTCTCAGCGAGCCACGTATACCGCTGAAGGTAGGCCTGGTGTTTCGTGACGCGCAACGTCAACAGGCCTCGGTCGAGCTGCTGCGTAGCTTGCTGGAGGAAGAGGCCGAGCCACGCCAGCTGGGTGTTTCGCCGCTGGACGTGCTTGGCTGAAACACGCGCACAAAGAAAACCCCGCCTAAGCGGGGTTTTCCAGACTGTTTCCCTTCGACATCCTTATCACCCCGCCATCCTGGCAGGAAATCCTTCTTGTCCCTGTTCTATCTTTTCGCGCTTCCTGCGCAACTTCCTTGTAAGGCGTCCTGCTCTGTCCATTGCGCATCCTGCGCTACGTCCATGTAAGAAAGAGTAACCGTGGATCCAATCGTAGGAAAGAGGCGAAACGTCACCACGTCGTGTAAGCCAAAGCTTACAAAAGAGGTCCATTCACAAACATGCGCCGCCGACAAAACAAAAAGGCCGCCCCCGCAGCCGGATGTATCCGGTGCGGGGGCGGCCTCGTGCCGCAATCAGGCTGCCAAGCAGCCCGGCGGGATCAGAACTGCGCAGCGTCCAGCAGGTACAGCGACTCGCTACCGGCTTTCACCGACGCCGCCAGCGAATGGACTCGCGGCAGTAGGCGGGCAAAGTAGAACCGTGCCGTGCCCAGCTTGGCGCCATAGAAGTCCGCATCCCCCTCGCCGGCCTTGGCGGCGCGCGCCATCAGTGCCCACATGTAGGCATAGGCGACATAACCGAATGCGTGCAGGTACTCGACCGAAGCCGCGCCGATCTCATTGGGGTTGCCCTTGGCCTGATCCAGCACCCAGTTGGTCAGCTCGTCGAGCTGGTCGAGGGAGGCTGCCAGGGGCTTGGTGAACTCGCCAAGATCAGCAGCATTGGCTGCGATGAACTGGCGGATCTCGTCGGCGAACAGCTTGTAGTAGGCGCCACCGCTGGCCACCACCTTACGGCCGACCAAGTCCAGTGCCTGGATACCGTTGGTGCCTTCGTAGATCTGGGTGATGCGCACATCGCGCACCAACTGCTCCTGGCCCCACTCGCGGATGTAGCCATGGCCGCCGAAGACCTGCTGGCCATGCACGGTGCACTCCAGGCCCAGGTCGGTGAGGAAGGCCTTGGCCACCGGGGTCAGCAACGCCACCAATTCCTCGCTGCGCTTGCGGGTCGCGGCGTCTTCGCTGTACTTGGCGCTGTCGAGCTGCATCGCCACATAGGTGGAGAACGCCCGGCCGCCTTCGGTCAGCGCCTTCATGGTCAGCAACATGCGCCGCACGTCCGGGTGGACGATGATCGGGTCAGCCACCTTGTCCTTGGCCTGCGGACCGGTCGGGGCGCGGCTCTGCAGACGGTCACGGGCGTATTCCACGGCATTCTGGTAGGAACGCTCGGCCGAGGCCAGGCCCTGGATGCCGACACCCAGGCGCTCGTAGTTCATCATGGTGAACATGGCCGCCAGGCCCTTGTTCGGCTCGCCGACGATATAGCCGACCGCTTCGTCGAAGTTCATCACGCAGGTGGCCGAGCCCTGGATGCCCATCTTGTGCTCGATCGAGCCGCAAGTGGCCGGGTTGCGCGCGCCGAGGCTGCCATCTTCGTTGACCAGGAACTTGGGTACCAGGAACAGCGAGATGCCTTTCGGGCCTGCCGGTGCATCCGGCAGCTTGGCCAGTACCAGATGGATGATGTTCTCGGTGAGATCGTGCTCGCCGCCGGTGATGAAGATCTTGGTGCCGCTGACCTTGTAGCTGCCATCAGCCTGGGGCTCGGCCTTGGTGCGGATGATACCCAGGTCGGTACCGGCGTGGGGCTCGGTGAGGCACATGGAGCCGGCCCAGACACCCGAGTACATGTTCGGCAGGTACTTTTCCTTGAGCGCTTCACTGGCGTGGGCGTTGATCGACAGGCAGGCGCCGGCGGTCAGCATCGGGTACAGGCCGAAGGCCAGGCTCGAGGCATTGACCATTTCCTCGACCTGGGCCGAGACGACCTTGGGCATGCCCATGCCACCGAAGAGCGGATCTCCGCCAACGCCGACCCAGCCCCCTTCGGCATAAGTGTTGTATGCCTCGATGAAGCCCTCCGGGGTGCGCACCGAGCCGTTGTCCCAGTGGCAACCCTCTTCATCGGCGGCGCGGCTCAGCGGCGCGATGGTCTTGCCGGTGACCTTGCCGGCCTCCTCCAGCACGGCCATCGCCGTGTCGGCATCGACCGCCTCGGCAAGGCCGGGCAGCTGCGACCAGAGCGTGGCCACGTCGAAGACTTCATTGAGGACGAAGCGCATATCGCGCAGGGGCGCTTTATATTCAGCCATGACAACCTCTCGCTATAAGGGTCGGGGCGGCCCGTGAAGGCCGCGGCACTGGGATGAACGCAGTGTAACCGAACAACTTTTACGAGACATAGGGTCATCATGCGACCGAATAGTCAGGCATAGTCACGCCCTAACTCGCCATGCGCACGGCCCCACGCCGCGACTGCTGACCGAACGTCATGACGCAGTTACGCCCCGCGCCCTTGGCGCTGTACAGCGCCTGGTCGGCGGACTTGAGCACTTCCTCGGGGTTGCGGTGCTCGACCTGGCGCTCGGCGACGCCGATGCTGATAGTTACCGATACCGTGGTGTTGGCTCCTCCGCCACGGCGCTGGCGACCGGTGGAGTCATCCTGCGGGCGGCTGTTCTGGTCGCGCAACTGGATCGCATAGTTGGCGATCATCTCGCGCACCGCCTCCAGGTGCGGCAGGCATTCTTCGGCGGTCTTGCCGGCGAACACCAGGGCGAATTCCTCGCCACCGTAACGGTAGGCGCGCCCGCCCCCGGTCACCTTGGACAAGCGGCTGGCGACCAGGCGCAACACCTGGTCGCCGACATCGTGACCATGGGTGTCGTTGAATTTCTTGAAGTGGTCAACGTCGGTCATGGCGATCACATAGTTGCGCCCCAGGCGCTGCATGCGCTCGTTCAGGGCGCGCCGCCCCGGCAGGCCGGTCAGCTCGTCGCGGAAGGCCATCTGGTAGGCCTCGTGGGATACCGCGGCGGCGATCATCAGCATCACCTGGCTGCACATGATGTTCAGGGTGAACGGCAGGATGAAGGTCTTGGGCAGCATCCAGAAGATGCCGATAAGGCCAATGATCTGCGCGGCATGCAACGGCCTGGGCTCACGCAGGTACTGCACCACCAGCAGGATGAACACCGCCAGGAACAGCGGATAGGCCAACTGGATGAGGCTCATCCACTGGCCATGCAGCGAGGGCCAGCGGATCTCGGCCAACCAGCCCAGCAGGGCCTCTGGGAAGCTCTGCTCCAGGGCCACCGCCACGCTGCTCACGGCGAACAGCACGGCGAAGCGGGCCAGCAGGTCCTGGGCCAGGTGCGTGCGTTCCTGCCACGCACCGTACAGGCCGAACAGCGCGGGTAGCAGCAGACAGACCAGGTGGAAGATCACCGCGGCATCCTCGCGGACCCGGCCATTGTCGCGATAGAAGTCGGTCTGGGTATCGAGCAGGAAATAGGCGATGTAGACCGTGACCATCAGGAACAGCTCGCGCTGGCGGCGGTATACGGCGCAGTAGGCGCCACCCAGCAAAAGCACCAAGGTGGGTAGAACGTTGAACAGCGATGTGAAGAAGACGCTGAGGTCCCTTACATAGGCTGCCGCAAGCCCTGCCAGCAACAGAATCAGCGAAGGCAGGAAGTGGCTCGCGCGTACAGCGGATAGACGAAACAAGGGTAATCTCCGACCCGGCAGATCAATAATGGCATTGTGCCCCTACTTCATCGGCAGTGCACATGAATAGATGAATACAGATGCCCGCTTTAACGGCAGATCAGGGGCGAAGCTTGAGACTTTCTCGTTACTGGATGCGACACCCGGTAGGATTATTCCTGTTTGTTTACACAAGGCCGCTCCTGCAAGGGCAGGCGTAGACAGCAAAAAAGAAGCAAAAAAAAACCGCCTACCGGTAAGGGCAGGCGGTTTTCTTACAACCGGCGAGCTTAGATGGACAGACCGAAGTCTTCTTCCTTCATCGCCATGAGGTTGTCGGCGCCAGACAGAATCGCCGCCACGTGGCTGCGGGTACGCGGCAGGATGCGCTGGAAGTAGAAGCGCGCAGTCTGCAGCTTGGCGGTGTAGAAAGCCTCTTCGCTGGTGCCGGCCGCCAGTTTCTCGGCTGCCAGGCGGGCGATGTCGGCCCAGAAGTAGGCCAGGCACGCATAGCCGGAGTACATCAGGTAGTCCACCGAAGCGGCACCCACTTCCTCGCGGTCCTTCATCGCGGCCATGCCGATCTTCATGGTCAGCTCGCCCCACTCCTTGTTGATCGCGGCCAGTGGCTCGACGAACTCCTTGGTGGCGGCGTTGCCTTCCTGGGATTGGCAGAACTTGTGAACGATCTTGGTGAAGCCCTTGAGCGCCTCGCCCTGGGTCATCAGCACCTTGCGGCCGAGCAGGTCGAGCGCCTGGATGCCGGTGGTGCCTTCGTACAGCATGGAAATACGGCTGTCGCGCACGTTCTGCTCCATGCCCCACTCGGCGATGAAGCCGTGGCCGCCGTAGATCTGCACGCCGTGGTTGGCAGACTCGAAACCGACTTCGGTCATGAACGCCTTGGCAATCGGGGTCAGGAAGGCCAGCAGCGCGTCGGCCTTCTTGCGCTCTTCCTCGTCCTGGCTGTACTTGACGATGTCCACCTGCTTGGCGGTGAAGTAGACCATGGCGCGGTTGCCTTCGGCGAAGGCCTTCATGGTCAGCAGCATGCGGCGCACGTCCGGGTGGACGATAATCGGGTCAGCGGCTTTTTCCGGTGCTTTCGGGCCGGTCAGCGAGCGCATCTGCAGGCGATCGCGGGCATATTTCAGGCCGCCCTGGAATGCCACTTCGGCGTGGGCCAGGCCTTGCAGCGCGGTACCCAGGCGAGCAGTGTTCATGAAGGTGAACATGCAGTTCAGGCCCTTGTTGGCGGGGCCGATCAGGTAGCCGGTGGCGCTATCGAAGTTCATCACGCAGGTGGCGTTGCCGTGGATGCCCATCTTGTGCTCGAGCGAGCCGCAGCTCACGCCGTTGCGCTCGCCCGCGCCGCCTTCGGCGTTGGGCAGGAACTTCGGCACGATGAACAGCGAGATGCCCTTGGTGCCGGCCGGTGCGTCGGGCAGGCGGGCCAGGACGATGTGCACGATGTTGTCGGCCATGTCGTGCTCACCGGCCGAGATGAATATCTTGGTGCCGGACACTTTGTAGCTGCCGTCGGCCTGAGGTTCGGCCTTGGTGCGCAACATGCCCAAGTCGGTGCCGCAGTGCGGTTCGGTCAGGCACATGGTGCCGGTCCATTCGCCGGACACCAGTTTGGTCAGGTAGGTCTCCTGCTGCTCGGGGGTACCGTGCTCGGAGATGGTGTTCATCGCGCCATGGGACAGGCCTGGGTACATGCCCCACGACCAGTTCGACTCACCGACCATTTCGCTCAGGGCCAGGCCCAGCGACTCAGGCAGGCCCTGGCCGCCGTGCTCGGCGTCGTGGGCCAGGCTCGGCCAGCCGCCTTCGACGAACTGCTGGTAGGCTTCCTTGAAGCCGGTCGGGGTCTTCACGCCGGCCTCGCTCCAGGTGCAGCCTTCCAGGTCGCCGACGCGGTTCAGCGGGGCCAGTACCTCTTCACAGAACTTCGCGCCTTCCTGCAGGATCGCGTCGACCATGTCGGGCGTGGCGTCCTGGCAGCCCGGCAGGCTCTGATAATGCGCCTCATAGCCGAGCAGTTCGTCGCGGACGAAGCGGATATCACGCAAGGGGGCTTTGTAATCAGGCATTGCGATGAACCTCTGTGATGAGTTCGGTAGGGAGACCGCGGGTACCGACCAGCTCTTGGCGGCTTTCGGTCAAACAGTTGTTTGAAACTTACGTTTAGGAGGCCTCGCTGTCAAGGTGGGCTAACAATGGCATTTATGCCGCCGAATATGATGATTCAGCCAAGCACCCTAAAACGCATCGCGGGGCAAGCCTGCTCCCACGAATGGAAGCGGGCTTGCCCCGCGAAGTAAGCGAATGGGGTTCAGCGAGTCAGGCGTAGGTGTCGATGAACCGACCGAGCATTTCATCGGAAGCCTTGGCGACTTTGGCACCCAGTTCGACTTCGTGCTTGCCCAGGGCCAGTTGCACGGTGCTGGTGGCCAGATCCATCTGCTGGCTGCGGTCAACGCCTCGCAGGCGCTCGGCCTGGTAGTCGGTGGACTGCCCGCTGGTGCCACGCTCGACGGCGCCGCTGGCGATCTGCTGGGCGGCCTGGTCGACACGGTTCTGGCCGTTCTGGATGGCACCCAGGCCCGCGTAGTAGGCGGAGCTCGCATTGATTTCCATGTCAGGACTCCATGACGCTGGATGATTAACAGGCCTTATTAAAGCAGCAGAACGGGAAAAAGGCCCGTTGAAATCCCTAATAGCCTTGTGCCAGCCGATAGACAGTAGGCCTAATCCAACAGGTCCAGGTGCAAATGCTCGGCCACCGCAGCCGCGCCCGCCACCTTCAACCAGGGCACGCGCCCCAGGCATGGTGCGGGCAGCCGCTCGGCCAGGCTCGACAGGTTCTCCTCCAGACGCGATGTCCGCGGATCGACGATGTTCGCCACCCAACCGGCCAGTTGCAGGCCGTCGCGGGCGATGGCCTCGGCGCTGAGCAAGGCATGGTTGATGCACCCCAACCGCACCCTTACCACCAGGATTACCGGCAGTTTCAGGGCAATGGCCAGGTCTGACAGGTTGGCATGATCGGACAACGGCACCCGCCAGCCACCGGCCCCTTCGATCAAGGTGAAGTCGGCGTGCTGCGCCAGCACCTGCTGCATCGCATCACGCAGCACCGGTACGCTCAACACCACCCCCGCCTCGTGCGCCGCCACGTGTGGAGCGATGGCCGGCTCGAAAGCGAAAGGGTTGACCGATTCATAGGGCAGTTTGACCGAGCTTTCGTCAATCAATGCCAGGGCATCGCTGTTGCGCAACCCTCTGGGCGTCACCATGCACCCGGATGCCACCGGCTTGGCCGCCAACGTGCTCAGCCCCGACTGCATCGCCGCATGCAGCAGACCCGCGGCGATGGTGGTCTTGCCGACATCGGTGTCGGTGCCGGCAATGAAATAGGCCTGGCTCATGTCACTGCTCCCCGGCCAGCGGTTTGCGCAAGACGCCATACACCACCTGATAGGTGGCAGGCAGCCCCTGAGGCTGGCGGAACTGTTCATAGGCCTGCAACAGGCCCTGCATCCGCGCACGTCCGGTCAACCCCGATGGGCGCCCCGGATTGATGTTGTGCGCACCCAGCGCCTTGAGCTCGTGGGTCAGGCTGCGCACGTCGGGGTAATGCAGTACATGGGGATGTCGCTCCAGGCCGATCAGCTCCAGACCGCTTTCCCCGCATAGACGCTGGTAATCCTCGAAACGCCGGAAGCGATTGACGTGCACCATGCCATCGACGGCTTGCCAGCTGGCACGCAACTCATCAAGGGTGCCCACGCACAAGCTGCTGAATGCCAGCACCCCGCCTGGGCGCAGCACCCGCCGCGCCTCACCCAGCACGCTGGCGAACTGGCCGCACCACTGCACCGCTAGGCTGCTGAACAGCAGATCGACACTGCCATCGCGCAACGGCAGACGCTCGGCGTCACCCGTCACATGGTGCCGGGCGCCGCCTTGCTCACGGGCATGGCGCAACATGCCCTCGGCAATGTCCACCGCCACACCGTCGGCATCGCTGAAGCGCTCGGCCAGGACCCGGCTGAAATGGCCGGTGCCACTGCCCATGTCCAGCCAGCGCGCTGGGACGAGCCCTGCGGGCAGTTTCCCCAACAGCGCCATGCCTACTGCGCGCTGCAAGGCCGCGACACTGTCATAGCTGGCTGCGGCGCGGGAAAACGAAGCCGCCACCTGGCGCTTGTCCGGCAGGGCACCGGGCAAGGTGGGCTGGGAAAGATCAGTCATCGCCACTCTCATGCAGGAAACTCTTGATGCCCGCCGCCAGCTCCTGCGGGTACTCCAGCAGGAAGGCGTGGGAACTGTCTTCGACCAGGCCGACTTCCACGTCGGGCAACAGGTCGCTCAGGGCCTTGGCAGCCTCCACCGGCACCAGCGCATCACTGCCGGCGAACAGGTGCAGCTGCGGGCCGCCGTATTGCTCCAGGGCAGCGCGTGTATCAAGGCTGGCCAGCACCTCCAGACCGGTGGCCAGGTACAGCGGATCGGTGTCGGGCACGCCGACGCCCAGTTGGCGCAGCAAGGTGCGCGGTTGCTGCGCGCCATCGCTGCACAAGGTGCGAAAGCGCTTGAGGGTCACCTGGGTATGGCTGCGGCAGCCATCGAGGAAGGTACCGAAGGTATCCGGTGCCATCCCGTGCGGCCAATCCGGCCGAGCGACAAAGCTGGGGTTGCTCGCCAGCGTGAGCAAGCCGCAGCAATGATCGCCGCGCTTGTGGGCCAGGGCGCTGGCGAGCATGCCACCCAGCGACCAGCCGCCAAGCCACACGTCGTTGGGCAGCTTGCGGTCGAGGTAGTCGACCCAGGCCAGCGGGTCGCTGTCGGCCAGGTCCGGCAACGGCATCAGTTCGACCTGCAGGCGCGGGTCCTGAGCACGCAGGCTGGCGGCCAGCGGCTCCAGTGAGGCGGTGCCCAGCCCCCAGCCGGGCAGAAGGATCATTCGGTTACGCATCGGCGGACTCCAGCTGTGGATAACACTCGGCCAATGCATTCAACAATAGCTGCACCTGTGCCTCACTGTGGGCGGCGCTCAGGGTCACCCGCAGACGGGCGCTGCCAGCGGGTACGGTGGGTGGGCGAATCGCCGTGACCAGCAGACCGCGTTCACGCAACAAGCGGGACAATGCCAGCGCCCGCCCCGCATCGCCGATAAGGATCGGCTGGATCGCGGTGTGGCTGTCCATCAGGGTCAGGCCGATCTGCTCGGCGCCTGTGCGGAACTGCTGGATCAGCGCGGCCAGGTGCTCGCGCCGCCAGCGCTCCCGACGCAGCAGCTCCAGCGCCTTGAGTGTGGCGCACGCCAATGCCGGTGGCTGGCTGGTGGTGTAGATGTAGGGCCGGGCGAACTGCACCAGCGCCTCGATCAGATCCTCGCTGCCGGCAACGAAGGCGCCGGCGGTACCACAGGCCTTGCCCAGCGTGCCGATCAGCACCGGCACGTCATCGACACCCAGGCCGAAATGCTCGACCAGGCCGCCGCCGTTGGCGCCCAAGGTACCAAAGCCATGGGCATCGTCGACCATCAGCCATGCCCCACGGCCGCAGGCGACCTTGGCCAGGGCCGGCAGGTCGGCGCAATCGCCATCCATGCTGAACACGCCATCGGTGACCACCAGGGTATTGCCGGTGGCTTTCTCCAGGCGACTGGCCAGGCTGGCCGGGTCGTTGTGCAGATAGCGGCTGAAGCGGGCGCCACTGAGCAGCCCGCCGTCGAGCAGGGAAGCGTGGTTGAGGCGGTCCTGCAAGACTGTGTCGCCCTGCCCCACCAGCGCGGTGATGGCCCCGAGGTTGGCCATGTAGCCAGTGGAAAACAGCAACGCGCGAGGGCGCCCGGTCAACTCGGCCAGTGCTTCTTCAACGTCATGGTGCGGCGTGCTGTGGCCGATCACCAGGTGCGAGGCGCCACCGCCGACACCCCAGCGCTCGGCGCCATCGCGCCAGGCCTTGATCACCTCGGGGTGATTGGCCAGGCCCAGGTAGTCATTGCTGCAGAAGGCCAGCAGCGGCTGGCCATCGACCACCACCTGCGGCACTTGCGGGCTTTCCAGCAGCGGCCGTTGCCGATAGAGGTCCGCGGCACGCCGTTCGGCCAGGCGCGCGGCGAGATCGAAGGCCATGCTCAGGCCGAGGCTGCGTCGTAGAACAGCTCGCTGCTGCGCTGCTCGACCAGCGCCTGTTCGATGGCGGCCTGGTGCACTTCGTCGGCGTGCTCTTCGCGGGCTTCCGGCTGGATACCCAGGCGGGCGAACAGCTGCATGTCCTTGTCGGCCTGCGGGTTGGCCGTGGTCAGCAGCTTCTCGCCGTAGAAGATCGAGTTGGCCCCGGCCATGAACGCCAGGGCCTGCATCTGCTCGTTCATCTGCTCACGGCCGGCCGACAGGCGCACGTGGGACTTGGGCATGAGGATCCGGGCCACGGCCAGCATGCGGATGAAGTCGAACGGATCGACGTCTTCCTCATCGGCCAGCGGCGTGCCGGCAACCTTGACCAGCATGTTGATCGGCACCGACTCCGGGTGCTCGGGGAGGTTGGCCAGCTGGATCAACAGGCCGGCGCGGTCGTCCAGCGACTCGCCCATGCCAAGGATGCCCCCGGAGCAGATCTTCATGCCCGCGTCACGCACATAGGCCAGGGTCTGCAGGCGTTCGCTGTAGGTACGGGTGGTGATGATGCTGCCGTAGAACTCCGGCGAGGTGTCGAGGTTGTGGTTGTAGTAGTCCAGGCCGGCTTGGGCCAAGGCCTGGGTCTGCTCCTGGTCGAGCTTGCCGAGGGTCATGCAGGTTTCCAGGCCCATGGCCTTGACCCCTTTGACCATCTCCAGCACGTAGGGCATGTCCT includes:
- the bioB gene encoding biotin synthase BioB is translated as MSASAIATTRHDWSLAEVKALFQQPFNDLLFQAQTVHRAHFDPNRVQVSTLLSIKTGACPEDCKYCPQSGHYNTGLEKQKLMEVQKVLEEAARAKAIGSTRFCMGAAWKHPSAKDMPYVLEMVKGVKAMGLETCMTLGKLDQEQTQALAQAGLDYYNHNLDTSPEFYGSIITTRTYSERLQTLAYVRDAGMKICSGGILGMGESLDDRAGLLIQLANLPEHPESVPINMLVKVAGTPLADEEDVDPFDFIRMLAVARILMPKSHVRLSAGREQMNEQMQALAFMAGANSIFYGEKLLTTANPQADKDMQLFARLGIQPEAREEHADEVHQAAIEQALVEQRSSELFYDAASA